In Erigeron canadensis isolate Cc75 chromosome 6, C_canadensis_v1, whole genome shotgun sequence, the following are encoded in one genomic region:
- the LOC122604063 gene encoding NDR1/HIN1-like protein 3 has product MSDQAHLNGAYYGPSIPPPSRKTRSYNRPGRGGGGCNPFSWCFSCLCGCIFNLICQIIITILVLLGIAVLVFWLIFRPNAPKFHVTDATLTEFTLSPNNNTLYYNLAVNMTFRNPNKRIGIYYDKIEANAEYHDKRFSTRELERFYLGHKKEKNVGTVFSGEQVISLGNNDRSKYESERNEGFYNIDLKLKLRMRLKVGWAKPKFKPRFECDLRVPMTSNGRVSSTSGFQRTKCDFDW; this is encoded by the coding sequence ATGTCTGATCAAGCTCACCTTAATGGAGCCTATTATGGCCCTTCAATCCCACCTCCTTCGAGAAAAACAAGATCATACAACCGCCCTGGTCGCGGCGGGGGCGGTTGCAACCCATTTTCATGGTGTTTTAGTTGTCTTTGTGGTTGCATTTTTAATCTCATATGCCAAATCATCATTACCATCCTAGTCCTTCTAGGTATCGCGGTTCTCGTGTTTTGGCTAATTTTTAGACCCAATGCACCAAAGTTTCATGTTACGGATGCAACTTTAACCGAATTCACTTTATCCCCAAACAACAACACTCTATACTACAATTTAGCCGTCAACATGACGTTTAGAAACCCAAATAAACGTATTGGTATTTACTATGATAAAATTGAAGCCAATGCCGAGTATCATGACAAGAGATTTTCAACTAGGGAATTGGAAAGGTTTTATCTAGGACATAAAAAGGAGAAAAATGTTGGCACTGTTTTTAGTGGTGAACAAGTGATTAGTCTTGGAAATAATGATAGATCAAAATATGAATCGGAAAGGAATGAAGGGTTTTACAATATTGATTTGAAGTTGAAACTTAGGATGAGATTGAAGGTTGGATGGGCTAAACCTAAATTTAAACCAAGGTTTGAGTGTGATTTAAGAGTTCCAATGACTTCTAATGGTAGAGTTTCTTCTACTAGTGGATTTCAGAGAACAAAGTGTGATTTTGATTGGTAG
- the LOC122605227 gene encoding NDR1/HIN1-like protein 3 gives MSDQAHLNGAYYGPSIPPPTKRARSYHRHGGGSSCNPLSCLCGCIFNLVCQIVITIIVFIGILVLVLWLVYRPNMPKFHVNEAALTQFTLSPNNNTLYYNLAVNMTFRNPNKRIGLYYDRIEARAEYYDQRFATRNLETFYLGHKQEKDLTTVFSGEQIIVLENDDRLKYNSERSAGVYNIDLNLKLRMRLKVGWAKPKYKPKFECDLRVPMSTSSGTVSSVAFQRTKCDFDW, from the coding sequence ATGTCTGATCAAGCCCACTTAAACGGAGCATATTATGGCCCTTCAATCCCACCTCCCACTAAACGAGCCCGATCATACCATCGTCACGGTGGAGGCAGTAGTTGCAACCCTTTATCGTGTCTATGTGGTTGCATATTCAATCTAGTTTGCCAAATTGTGATCACTATTATCGTGTTCATCGGTATTTTAGTACTTGTACTATGGCTTGTCTATCGTCCAAACATGCCCAAATTTCATGTCAATGAAGCCGCTCTTACACAATTCACTTTGTCACCAAACAACAACACGCTTTACTACAATCTAGCCGTGAACATGACCTTTCGAAATCCTAATAAACGTATTGGTTTATATTACGATAGAATTGAAGCTAGAGCCGAGTACTATGACCAGAGGTTTGCTACTAGGAATTTGGAGACTTTTTATTTGGGACATAAACAAGAGAAGGATTTGACTACAGTATTTTCTGGAGAGCAAATAATTGTGCTTGAAAACGACGATAGACTGAAATATAATTCGGAAAGGAGTGCTGGGGTTTACAATATTGATTTGAATTTGAAGCTTAGAATGAGATTGAAAGTTGGATGGGCTAAACCTAAATATAAACCAAAGTTTGAATGTGACTTGAGGGTTCCTATGAGTACTTCTAGTGGTACGGTTTCTTCGGTTGCATTTCAAAGAACCAAGTGTGATTTTGATTGgtaa